In the genome of Diabrotica undecimpunctata isolate CICGRU chromosome 2, icDiaUnde3, whole genome shotgun sequence, the window AAATACTTATCACTACATTTAGAaacaatgaatttttattttttttctattttagcaCTAGTAATTGTATATTTCTCTAAATGAATGTAAATTGCATTATTAGTTAAAACCGTATTTTTGTTTGTCTCGACAGTGCTTTAAATATTAAGGGAATTTGATATTGACTTTCTCAGTAAACAATACCACAGTCTCCTCTTAACAAGACATTGCTAAAACTCTTGCTTCCACCTTTGAACAACATTCCTCTAGCGAAAACTATGACATTAATTTTAGGGACTACAAGCTAAGGAGAGACCGCACCATATTGTCTCTATAAGAATCCCACAAAACCCCCTATTTCAACCTATAACTATTATAGAACTAAATAACCCTTTACAGAATATGTAAAACTTAAGTCCAGGACCCGACAATATTCCTGTTGTATTCCTAAAGtaattattaattttagcaaAACAACATCTACTGCAAATTTTCAACCAAATTTGGCAACAACGACATTATCCGTCTATATGGACAAAAGCCACAATTTTGCCGTTTTTAAAATCCAGAAAGCCTCGACTTGATTCAGAATCATACAGACCCATCTCTCTAACATGTGCCAAGGCTAAATTAATGGAGAAAATAGTCAATGCCCGGCTTATGTGGACACTGGAAAAATCTTATTTCTTCTTACCAGAGCAAAACGGCTTCAGACGTAACGGGTTAGCAATTGACAATATCGTAGACTTAcaaagtgatgtcgaaaaagcgTCAGCGATGAATCAACTGTGCATAGCTATTTTCTTCGATCTAAAGGAAACCTTCAATACGTGTTGGAGATTTAACATCATTAAAATATTGCACGCATCCAATATTAGAGGACACTGCTTAGTCTATATCGAATATTTCTTTAAAGACTTTTTTTTTCAAGCAAGAGTTAATACCGTTTATTCCGATTTTTATACTGCAGAAAACGGTACCCCACAAGGCTCAGTACTTAGTCCTACCCTATTACTAGTCgccataaacaacatattaaacaaattacataaaTCTCTCAAAGCTCGCCTATATGACAACGATTTAGTGGTGTACATTAAAGAAGCACAAGAAGAATCTATGTGCCGAATAGTACAGACATTTTTAACCAAACTAGATGAATGGACAGCTACTATATGCTTCGAATTTTCCGTTACAAAGACAACTGGCATTTACGAAACAATCATCCATTACACCAGTCCTTTATCTTCACAATAGCATCATTCCCTTCCATAACTCCGTGAAATTCTTTGGTATGTGGCTGGATCAAAAAGTTTCCTTGAAAAAGCACATACAACACTTGGCGCTAACATGCAACAAAAGACTCAATTTGCTTAAAACCGTATCGAATCGTTTCTGGGGTTCCGACTTCTCTACACTACTCCTTctgtataaaacactaattagatccaaactcgaATACGGTTCAATTGTTTATGTCTCCTCAACCAAGAGTACCCTAAAACCGTTAGATACAATCCACAATGCCGCACTTTCGATCGTTCTCGGAGCTTTTCACACTTCACCCATAGAAAGCTTATATTCCAAAACTGGAGAGCCGTCATTGCAGTATTGGCGGGCACTTTTAACACTTTCACACGCTTCTTCTGTAGCTGCTAATAAGGATCATTCAATGttcgaaaatactttttctaaaaataatcttgactttctctttaataaacctcGTACTGGAAAATCTTATTACACACGAGTAAGATCAATTCTGAATAATTTTGACACAACAATCCCAGATGTATTTTACTGTAACATCCAACATCCGACTCCATGGTTAATAAGCATTCCAAATTGCAACACCTATCTGATAGAGTTATCTAAATAATGCAATAACAGCATACtaatcaaaaacaaactaaacGAGATTCTTGAACGAGACTACCTTAACTTCACAAAGATCTTTACCGATGTCTCTAAATCTAATGATGGCATTAGTTGTGCATTTGTTACTCCAACATCTACTTTCAAATTTAAACTACCGCCTAGCTCAAGTGTTTTCATCGCTGAACTGTTTGCTTTATACGGGGCCCTAAAATATGCAAACCTCTCAAGAATTTCAAAACCTTTGTTTCTCGCCGACTCGCTTAGCTCTCTTCTTGCAATACAGCATCTGTATCCTAAACAGCCCTTGGAgcaaataataaaaattgaacTACAAATCGCCCAAGAGAACCACATAACTCCTAAATTTATATGGATCCTAACATTTCTCAGTACAGTTTTAAAAGAAAACATGAACAAATTTTTACCACGTTTCGTAGACAGTAAAAAGGGTATAACGAATTTTGCAATGTTTTTACAGCGATTCACTGACCTTAATATTCCATCGTCCTTCAaaacgaaaaaacaaaattagtttaATACTCTCGACAATGCATAAAGGAGACAAACTACGGTCAGATGTGCCTTATCCAAacaattttattactttaaatgACATGGCTATAAATGGCACTTTTGTTTTGGGGCACAAATTGGCACAAATTACTAGACTCACACCACATCTTCAGCTTTCATCGTTTTGTTTGTCATTTTAACGCTaaataacaaaagaaatacaTAATGATACAAAATAAGGTTAATTTTGAATAGAATAGAAGAAAAAAACTACGCTGAAAATTCTAAATTAACTCATATAACCATCTCACGGCTTAATGCCTGTGAAATCACTATAAAAACTTATTTACTGACGTCAATATGATTCAGGTAGGTCATAAAACGAAACATCTCGGCCATTATGATGCGTTATTGTTGCCTGAAACAACTGgttatctttttttattaattgaaaaAGGAACCGTACGGTTCTTTTCCGTTGCCGTtataattcatttatttattgtgACCCGAGATGACCGAGTTGTCTGGTAAATTTGTTGAATAATTTATTGTTCTAGATTAAATTTAAGATTTTGATTTATTGTATTAGATTTGAGTACACCCAATGGCGTCCCAAATGAGTTAATATTTtggataatataaaagaaattgtAAATAGAGATATgggaattgaaaaaaataaataaattgtttaataaaacaaaCGTTCCACACATTTGTCGCTATGAGTATAAAAATGGAGCTATgtaaatatattctccatttcgTCTCATGGACCAGAAGCATTGAATAAATTTCTAATGGATGTCAACAATAaagaagaatcaataaaattcaaaaaataattatccaccagaattttacaaccatctaattaaaaaaaagtatcatTATCAGAAATGAATCTATTTCCGATACCAATCCAAAATAAACCCAAACcatacctagcaataataatagTATTGTCACTTAATCAAACAAACACTACACATACATTAATGGATTATTTAAACAAATGTCGAAAATGTTggcaaaatatcaaatatcaatgTTGGATATAATTCGTCAAAAACAtccggaaaatatttttcaaaatttaaacccaatgttttattgctatacggagtggaaacatggaatCTTGAAAaagtatgagacgtgtagaagcctttgagatgaggatttttcgaaggatgcttaagatctcttggacagagcacgtgaccaacaacgaggtgctgagaagaatggggactTGGAGAAAACTCCTAAACATTctaaaaaccagaaaaacgagttatctaggacacatttacaaaagagaaaaaaacAACTTTCTACGACtaataatggaagggaaagtggaaggaagaagaggttcAGGAAGataaaaatgctcctggctgaaaaatgtaagagactggacaggcgtggacacacattcgatactaagaacagctcaagatagagagtaatttgctgtagttatagccaaccttaagtaatggagagggcaccttaagaagaagaaaccCAATGCTAATAAAGATCATCAGTcggatattatttataaaataaattgtaaagactgcaatTCAACATATTTTGGTCAAACATATCAATATCTACTTAGAAGGATTGTTGCACACAAACGGCTCAAATACGGCCTTAGCCAAGTGTTCTCCAAAAAATAGCCATTTTTTCGCTGTTGAAAAtgtacaaattttgaaaaaaaaaccaaaactacaacaaataatgcatattggagatgattcacataaaaaaagatctaaattttatcaataataagactggcatcaaagatctttccaatatgtatcataatttaataaattgagttgtttctTGAATGTATAATGGGCAGATATTTAAAATACGACCCAGGACCACTCGTATTTATACCTGCCAGATGTATTTAGGACCAGAGTCCACTTTTGCATTCCATattaaaaactatcaaaaatcgAGTCACCATCCtagaatattttgaaaataataagtCTCCAAATCATAAAATAAGCACACAAACATAACTTACAATCCAACACATAAAAAAATACGGCCTTAGCTAAGCGTTCTCTATCAAATAGGTATTTTTCGATGTTGATTAAAGATTGTACAGATGTtgtacagattaaaaaaaaagaccaaAACTACAATAAatgatgcatattggagatgattcacataaaaaaagatcaaaattctaTTATAATAAGACTGATACCATAGATCTTTCCAAAGGAGACCACAGTTCAAGCCGCATGTCTCGCTCATCGTATTATTTAATGATCCTACATTCCAGTACTGGTtggatttcttttacaaaataatGCCAGATGTTAACAACCATTATTTAACCAACTGCAGATAATTGCagatgctcacaggacacggtTATTTCAAAGCATTTCTTTACAGATTGTGAAATCTGGGAAATAACCAATTTCTGTAATGTGAAATATTGGACACTATCTTACACACTCTATTAATATGCGATATGTGGATAGACGAGAGGAGCCTGCTTGAAAGAGAGATAGGAAGTAGGGTGCAATCAGTCACGGATCTGGTGGAGGTGCTTAGGTCGTTAGATCGGTGGAGAACAGTTCTGAGATATGTGAAGATGTCATTGGAGagaaaggaacaagaagaaaggcGACCAAAGAGAGGCAGGGTGCCCAGGAGCAAGCAAGAGTATAAGGCAGAATGAGAAGAGACGAGATTGAACATGAACAGGTAGAAACAAAGGAAGAAAAAGATTCAGTCGTAGTGAGAAATTGCGAGAGTGCGAGAGAATTAAACGTGAATGATAGATCGGGTGAATGCTGAGCAATTAGGGCGATCCGCCAGTAATTCATGGTTGAAGAGGGTGTTTTTTTAGCAGGAAGCTCTATAGCATTGACAGAGATGATGGTAATCTTAGAAATTGCAATTGATTTTTGGAAAAATAGTTGTTACCAGCAGAAACAGCCTAGTCTCTATAACGAAAAACATGCAATAACCGAAGGGACCGAAGAGACCGGTATGAAACGAGgagaattttaatttttctgcGAGAGAAACTGGtgacaataatattaaacattacaaaaaGGAACTACGTTTTCGAAGAGATCGATATATTTTACAATGGTTAAAAAACATGCCCTGAAATTGGAATTTGCAATATTTTACTCGCTACCGAAAAtaatacaagaaaacaaaaagtAATCGGTTGCTTGCTTTAAATTTAATAGTGTAATGAGGTTTTTAGACATATTGTGACACAagtaaagtttttaaatattttagtaacAATGCCAATAACAATTGAAGTGGTAGATTCCAAAAGGGCTTAAGTTAtctttttttcacattttgaggTTTTAGTTGAATCTGATTCTAGAGTATCATTTCTAACATTAGAAAAACAATTTATGTCATAACAGCTTAAGTCAAGTGTACTTTACAGATTACAAATCAGTAATGTTTTCCAAAAGTGCTTTAGTTATGCCTTGTTCTTTTCCAAACAGGATTAAGTCTGTTGAGTGTTTTCGCGTGAGCGATTTCAGCTGTCAGTATATATTTGCTGTGAATTTTTGGATATGTTGACTGTTTAAGGTGAAACAAGTGAGTAATCAAAAACGTGTGTTATAAGTATAAAATGAGTTTAGATTTTGACATTAATAGTGCCAAGAAGAGAAAGCAAGAGAAAAATGAAGACCTGTGGGACAAAAATCTCAGGAAATTCGCAAGAAATAGTAAAGAAGCTGTAAGAAAGAAGGTTGTAAGGCATATCTATTGACTCCTAATGATGTAAGTAgctattttgataaaatttactCACATAAGACTGCTGCTGATTAGAACAACTTCGTATTCAAATACGAAATTCAAAACTTCGTATTCAAAAAATGTGAATAattgattttgatgaataaaaattaatttttaattatgtatttaGATAGTTATTAAACCTTTGCTGACATCTTAAAGACGAGCTCTGATTATCAATAAACTTACAAATGAATAATAATATGAAGTTGTCTTCCACATAAATTTTCCAAAAGTGCTTAAGTCACTGACTTAAGGTCGCTTTGAACAAAAAAACCAACAATGTTCTTAAAAGCCATGATTTTGTGTTCAAATCTTACTTTTAATTGTCTTGAAACAAGAATTTGAACCTGCATATTACATGACTGATTCTATTCCAAAGcaacatttaattatatttttaaacagagAAAAAATTCGTTCctgaaaaatttacttttttaactTAAGACCTTTTGGAATCCACCTTTTCAATTGCAGAAACTGAAAGATGTTTCTCTAATTTGAAATTTATCAAGACGTTTTTAAAGAAAACAATGTCAGAATACAGTGACTTTAACAAAAAGGTAATGAAAAGGTTCATCTCTGATAAAAACAAtacatttagttttatttttgaaaataagctTGTGTAAAGTACTTATTAATCTATTGTATTCTCTAATCAGTGCCCCCATGAACAAAATTAGCAACAGATGCCACTGGAGAATAGGtacctataaaaaaattaatctggatgtctaattttttatatcgttacataaaaataaacatttttacgaggtagatttaaaaaaaaactaaatatctcAATACTTACTTTGCACTGGAGTACTACTCTGTTGTCCTTCTTTGTACTCTTGATCAATTTTATCCGTTGCATTAACAGTCTCGTTCTTCCAAGTTATGTTCATATCGATCATATCTCCAtacttaacaaaatttttcaaagAAATCCTCACAATTTTGCCAGTAAGGAAGCTAATATTGGGCAGCAAAATTTCTAGGTCTCTGGTCAGCATAAAAACCCTAACCTTCTCGACAAACCTGTCCCAAGCGTCTGATAGTGTCACTTGAGTGGTATTACTAGGAGGAAGGTTTTGATGTAAGTCTTCTGTTGGACTAGCAGTTGAGGGTTTGTTGTTTTTCTGCACACTATCTACttcattttcaatattattatcaTCTAAGTCATTATCATACAAATCATTGTCACTATCTTGACTATCTATATTATTTTCTACATTGTGGCTGTTAATATATTGTACTACAGTTGTAGCCTGTGTGGTGGTCATTTCAGGAATATCAGTACTGTTTTCTATAATAATAAACTTCACAAACGTCAAAGGTTTCACGTCGTCGCTGTGGTCTATGACATCTCCTAAACCATTCGCAGCTTCAATCAAAAACGACTTTGTTTCATTAATAAAAGTTGTCCAAAAACTATACTCTTCTGTACTATTATAACCCTCCTGACTCATATCGTCGGCAAAACTCCGTACTGaacttaaaattataaataaaataatatatttgtacATATTTAATCCTGCTGTATTGGCCTGGTTAATAAAAATTTATCTTCCTTGTAACGGTACTCGGGTCGTAAACTTTGATAATTAAGTCTGAAATTAAAAAAGGAACAAATTACAAgtttaataaatctttaaatGAGTTCTTCCAAGAAGAATATACACGAACATGTATAAAATTAACTACATCAACGAACATTTTGGTCGTACCGCATGCAATACATGAAAAATTATTCATTAATGTTTATTAAGTAAATTATTTTGTACATAAGAAATATTATACTAATTGTGTGTATAACAAATATCCATTATATGGCGATTTAGTGGAGAAGCAGATAAATATGCACTATACTCCGTTGTTATAAGGTAATAAGGCTTTCAGGCAATTTGCTTTTCTTAACACAAAGTGTTTCTTTGGAAAAGTAACATCATCATTAACAGTAAGATAGTGGCAACAGAGATGGAAcacctgcgaagatgctgcagagttacaagaatggataggagaagtaatgatgaaataaagcaaagaacatcaatggAAACAtacatattaacatatatagaacaaaaaagactaaagtggtatggacatgtaagaggaactagcgacagcagatggataaagagaataatcgaatggagccccatagaaaggaggaaaagaggacgaccccgaaaatcctggaagaacgaagtagacgacgctatgagtaagagaggcctaaacgatggagaatgggacaatagagagagatggaaacagtTGAgcaagggaaggcagtgaatactgtagaatccctaaatatagaTACATTATCATTATCATATGTGACCAGTGACAGCCCGTGGAGGGCCATGATCGCCCGTTGAGGTTTTTAGACTCTATAGTTTTACAAGGTATGGGGGCCAGCTACATAAGAGCATAACTCTTTAAAAAGTccaatgttttatatttaaaatcgtttttcttttttaaaaagatcATTTCAGTTTCatgtatattttgttttcttcacTACAGTCGACcatgtttttctcttctttgctttttttcccaTTCTCttattcctatttttttttaatcctggTTAATACGAGGAGTCCATCTCTTTCTGTGCCTACCTCTCGGTCTTTTCCAGTTTAATTCATTTTTCAGTACTGTTCTTGTATAACTCTTGTAACCCTTCTTTTCTGCGTCCCAACCAACCAACTCAGTCGTTTACTTTGTTTTACTTTTGTAATAGTCGGTTTATTAACCTGCAACTCGCGTTGTGGGGTCAGGCGGACCCACATTACTTTTTAAATCCAtgtaaaacttttaaatttagcCCTGAGTAGCCAGCGGTAAAGTTCATTTATGTACTAGCGGTAAACACTAATAGTGTTTTATTTCTGAAATGGCAGGTTCTTCCAAAAGAGTGTATAAAATTTCGGAGAGcctaattttgatgaaaatgtaaaacgGTGACATGATGAATTAGAAAGCGAGTTTAGTGATTATGAGTACTACAACGATAAATATTTTTCTCCAGAGAGTGACCATAACTCTGATTCTGATTTAAGAGATCAGGAGGACAATGCTGAAACACAAGAAAGTCAGGCTATAGGTGAAGAAGAAGAGGGGCCAGAAACAACAAATGGaaagttttattttggtaaaaatcgATACAAGTGGTCTGCTGTTCGGGCCAACTCagatttaaatattaaaacaaaaaaacacaatctGGTAAAAGTTCTTCTGGGGTTAAAAGGTCCTGCAAAATGTGTGATGTCTCTGATGCCTTAAAAATATGGAGCCTTCTTTCCACAGAGGATATGAAAAACGAAATAATTCTACGGACAAATGAAAAGatattgttattttaaaataaatttagcaATTCTGATAGAACAGAACTGAGAGAACTAACAAAGGAAGAATTAAGAGCGTTTCTCGCTATCTTGTATTACTCTGTAGCTTTCAAGTCAAATGATGAAGACTTGCAAAAAAGATTTGCAACAGATGGAACGGAACGAGACATATTCAGATCCATTATGTCTTTGAAAATAGTACGAGTATATGCGTTTATAATGCAAATGATcgaaaaaaacgtaaaattaatGATCGAACTGCAGCAGTGTCTTGGTTATTTGAgcgttttgtaaaaaattgcCAAGACTGTTATTCCATGGGAGAATTGTGTTATTTGGACGAAATGCTGCTAGGATTTCGCGGTAGATGTAGGTTTCGCATGTATATACCTGATAAACCTCGGAAATATGGACTGAACATTATGGCTCTAACAAACGCAAGTGCCCACTATTTTGATAATGGCTATATTTACTGCGATAAGGATAGTAATGGTTTTTCTCTAACAAATAAGGAGAGATGTTTTATGGACCAACAAAAGGGATGTTGAGACTGTGTCATCTAATTGCTAATTCACACCGCAATATCACAGCAGACAATTGGATTTCATCCATATAAGTCATGAATGCATTAAAAAAACGAGGACTAACCTATGTTGGCATGCTCAAGCGAAAGAAAAAGGAAATACCTATGTAGTTCCTTCTAAGTTGGAACAGAACTGAAGGATCTTTTATTTATGGTTTTACAAATGACTACACTATAATATCCTACGTTGAAAAAAAGTGAAGGCAGTTGTGTTAATATCATTAATGCACCATATCGAATGTGAGGGCATAAAATCTGGTAAACCCGGAATCATTTGCTTCTATAATCAAACAAAAGGCGGTATGGATGCACTAGATCAAAAATGTACGACATATTTTACTAACCGGCGAACTAGGCGATGGCCAATAACTATTCTTCTTTACAATATTGAATATTGCAGGTGTCAATGTACACATTTTACATGAATGTTATAAAAACAATTAACCCATAGAGGAAAAAGCGTTTTACAAAATTCTTGCAAGACAACTTGTAGAACCATACTAAATACATAGAATACTAAATAAAGCTTTACCTTTAGCAGAGAGGGGAGGAATTAAATAATCAGAACCAGAAACGAAagaaattttatatctgtgatcgaaagaatgacaaaaaaaaaacaaaaatgtcgtGCAGCAAATGTTCCCGACCCATGTGAGGCGACTTCAGGGCATATGTTTGCAAGAATTGCATTGAGAAAAATGTTACTGGTAAATAGTTCGCAgttttgttgataataatatattttagttaGAGAGTTTGTATATTTTACTTACTTGTTCTTTATATGATATGAGAAAATCAAGAAAgaaatagtaattttattttttatatttcttttgtaaGAAATTACTTTCTGCTGTCAGAAAACCTTGAAAAATAAgttatgttacatttttttagcatttgtcattattaataaaaaataaatagaaaatgggCTTACATGACTTTATTCCAGCTTAAATgattaaaaattataacaaaataatgaaTGAAAACTCAGGACGCAGTTAACGGCAGAATAAGCCACGACTCCAGTTGgaagttaaatattctatttatttcgtGGTTCATTTTTATATGCCATTCCCCATTTTCCCTTATATATATCTCCCTTCATATAttttccttaaaatttttctttcaaatcttAAGAAGTTGTTCATCTTGTTCATTAGTCAAAGTCCATGTTTCTGGTGTATACTACAGGTCTTGtaactgttgtatatatttttatttttgagttaaTAGGCACCTACTAATCTTGAGTTCATAATATTCTGTAGGCTGTCGAAGCAGTTGTTTCCAAGTGAAATTCTTGCTGTTACCTCAGTACTGTTTTTATTTCCTTCTGTAACTATTGAGGCTAAATATTTGAAATGGTCTACTCTTTTTGCGGCACCAAAGCCAAAACCTTTTGCCAAGTGGGGCACCTTCAGACGTTTTTGAAAAagtggttttgatttttttttacaacAAGTATAGGGTTTAATATTAAAAGCATGTATACAGTGAAAGTTGGGTGAACAAtgtattttatgaatattttctttctttatttcgtGAGGTATTTAGAGTAGTATGACAGTTCAAATTTTTATGCCTAAAGGAGTCTCACTCTTCCCTAAATttctaacttttaaaatattttcagtaatAATTTACAATACTGCTGTGTTCAAAATGTACTGataataatatcaaaacaatac includes:
- the LOC140434038 gene encoding uncharacterized protein isoform X2, with protein sequence MYKYIILFIILSSVRSFADDMSQEGYNSTEEYSFWTTFINETKSFLIEAANGLGDVIDHSDDVKPLTFVKFIIIENSTDIPEMTTTQATTVVQYINSHNVENNIDSQDSDNDLYDNDLDDNNIENEVDSVQKNNKPSTASPTEDLHQNLPPSNTTQVTLSDAWDRFVEKVRVFMLTRDLEILLPNISFLTGKIVRISLKNFVKYGDMIDMNITWKNETVNATDKIDQEYKEGQQSSTPVQNKSVGTLIFSVIKTVLVGLMFIVIVGISLFIILPFMSLIFPAWPFVILMNSMGQLAL
- the LOC140434038 gene encoding uncharacterized protein isoform X1, translated to MYKYIILFIILSSVRSFADDMSQEGYNSTEEYSFWTTFINETKSFLIEAANGLGDVIDHSDDVKPLTFVKFIIIENSTDIPEMTTTQATTVVQYINSHNVENNIDSQDSDNDLYDNDLDDNNIENEVDSVQKNNKPSTASPTEDLHQNLPPSNTTQVTLSDAWDRFVEKVRVFMLTRDLEILLPNISFLTGKIVRISLKNFVKYGDMIDMNITWKNETVNATDKIDQEYKEGQQSSTPVQRNITFLMTIIYFFNIIYVLVTKFFGGLAFIPALFFGFFELIPFFRISQWFGYLYYLFVNVTTVVSQ